From a single Helicovermis profundi genomic region:
- a CDS encoding 3-keto-5-aminohexanoate cleavage protein → MEKLIITAAITGAEVTRDLQPNLPLTPEEIANEAFNCYKAGASIVHVHARDKDGNPTQDYEVYKEIKEKIEAKCDIIFQPSTGGAVWHSPEERLQPVELKPEMATLSAGTCNFGPDVFMNSEEYIEKFAKRMVVLGVKPEIEVFERGMIENAKKLVKKGILNGPLHFDFVLGVPGACPGNPEDLLYMRNQIPSDSTWTVAGIGRYETPLAGLAINMGGHVRVGFEDNIYYSKGVLATSNAQLVERVVRLAKEFGREVASPSEARKILNIK, encoded by the coding sequence ATGGAAAAATTAATTATAACAGCTGCTATTACTGGAGCTGAAGTTACAAGGGATTTGCAACCTAATTTACCATTAACTCCTGAAGAAATTGCTAATGAGGCATTTAACTGCTATAAAGCGGGTGCTTCTATCGTACATGTTCATGCAAGAGATAAAGACGGTAACCCTACACAAGATTATGAAGTTTATAAAGAAATAAAAGAAAAAATAGAAGCGAAGTGTGATATTATTTTTCAACCATCTACTGGTGGTGCTGTTTGGCATTCTCCTGAGGAAAGACTTCAACCTGTTGAATTAAAACCTGAGATGGCAACGCTTAGTGCTGGAACTTGTAATTTTGGGCCAGATGTTTTTATGAATTCTGAAGAGTATATTGAAAAATTTGCAAAAAGAATGGTTGTGCTTGGAGTAAAACCAGAAATTGAAGTGTTTGAAAGAGGTATGATTGAGAATGCTAAAAAATTAGTAAAAAAAGGAATTCTAAATGGACCACTTCATTTTGATTTTGTTCTTGGTGTTCCAGGAGCTTGTCCTGGTAATCCAGAAGATTTACTTTATATGAGAAATCAGATTCCTAGTGACTCTACATGGACAGTCGCAGGTATTGGAAGATATGAAACACCACTTGCAGGGCTTGCTATTAATATGGGTGGTCATGTTAGAGTTGGATTTGAAGACAATATATACTATTCAAAAGGTGTTCTTGCAACTTCTAATGCACAATTAGTGGAAAGAGTTGTAAGACTTGCTAAAGAGTTTGGTAGAGAAGTTGCTAGTCCATCTGAAGCAAGAAAAATATTGAATATTAAGTAA
- a CDS encoding hotdog fold domain-containing protein, with product MTESTIRVRMSMHDAHYGGNLVDGAKMLNLFGDVATELLIRNDGDEGLFAAYEKVEFLAPVYAGDFIEAVGKIVKVGNSSRRMEFEARKVIIPRPDLNDSACDVLKDPIIVARAVGTCVVPKDKQRG from the coding sequence ATGACAGAATCAACTATAAGAGTAAGAATGAGTATGCATGATGCACACTACGGTGGAAATTTAGTAGACGGAGCTAAAATGCTTAATTTGTTCGGTGACGTTGCAACAGAATTATTAATTAGAAACGATGGTGATGAAGGATTATTTGCAGCTTATGAAAAAGTTGAGTTCCTTGCACCAGTATATGCAGGCGATTTTATTGAAGCTGTTGGTAAAATTGTAAAGGTTGGAAATTCTTCTAGAAGGATGGAATTTGAAGCTAGAAAAGTAATTATACCAAGACCAGACCTTAATGATTCGGCATGTGATGTACTTAAAGATCCTATTATCGTTGCAAGAGCTGTTGGAACATGTGTTGTTCCAAAAGATAAGCAGAGAGGATAG
- a CDS encoding V-type ATP synthase subunit D, which translates to MQYSIAPTKANLIKAKGMLKFSLKGFELLDKKRNVLIREMMGLVKRAEEVQNKIQDIFDGAYDSLRFANITLGLNNVEDIAISIVNNEEFDVLSQSVMGVEIPKLIHTDTEKTVNYGLFRTNAALDEAVVKFNDVRMLIYELGEIETSVYKLAMEIKKTQKRANALDKIQIPKFQELVKFIQDVLEEKEREDFFRLKKVKKKHR; encoded by the coding sequence ATGCAATATAGTATAGCTCCTACTAAAGCAAATTTAATAAAAGCAAAAGGTATGCTTAAGTTTTCTCTTAAAGGTTTTGAACTTCTTGATAAAAAAAGAAATGTACTTATAAGAGAGATGATGGGCCTTGTAAAAAGAGCTGAAGAAGTGCAAAATAAAATTCAAGATATATTTGACGGCGCATATGATTCGCTTAGATTTGCAAATATTACTTTGGGACTTAATAATGTTGAAGATATTGCTATTTCAATTGTTAATAATGAAGAATTTGATGTATTAAGTCAGAGTGTTATGGGTGTTGAAATTCCAAAATTAATTCATACAGATACTGAGAAAACAGTTAACTATGGTCTTTTTAGGACAAATGCAGCGCTAGATGAAGCTGTAGTTAAATTTAATGATGTAAGAATGCTTATATACGAACTTGGAGAAATAGAGACATCGGTATATAAACTTGCTATGGAGATTAAAAAAACTCAAAAAAGAGCAAATGCACTTGATAAAATACAAATACCTAAATTTCAAGAACTTGTTAAATTTATTCAAGATGTATTGGAAGAAAAAGAAAGAGAAGATTTTTTTAGATTAAAAAAAGTTAAAAAGAAACATCGATGA
- a CDS encoding V-type ATP synthase subunit B → MSREYLKIDKLEGPLIILSDVIGASYGEIINIKVKDEKDRMGKVIRIDGNTVVAQVFEGTSGLSTNNTSIRFTGKPFEMAMSLGILGRSFDGVGRAIDGAGQIYDGKFFNINGRPINPVARKYPRNFIQTGISTIDTLTTLIRGQKLPVFSGNGLPHNELASQIVRQAKLGEDTEDIKFAIVFAAIGVKHDDAAYFMRSFEEAGISDHVVSFVNLADDPIVERVSTPRCALTAAEYLAFEEGYQILVVMTDITSYCEALREIASAREEVPSRKGYPGYLYSDLASLYERAGMMKEKEGSITFLPMLTMPNDDISHPIPDLTGYITEGQIVLARDLFQDNIYPPVSVLPSLSRLMKDGIGEGFTTKEHPDLSNQLFSSYSKVQDIRSLAQIIGEDDLSEVDKKYMEFGRQFEAKFVKQKNDENRSIKESLKIGWKVISVLPKTELDRLSSEVIEEFYIEEK, encoded by the coding sequence ATGAGCAGAGAATATTTAAAAATAGATAAACTTGAAGGTCCACTTATTATTTTATCTGATGTAATTGGTGCATCATATGGTGAAATAATAAATATTAAAGTTAAAGACGAAAAAGATAGAATGGGAAAAGTTATTAGAATAGATGGGAATACGGTTGTAGCGCAAGTGTTTGAAGGAACAAGTGGTCTTTCTACAAATAATACTTCAATTAGGTTTACAGGAAAACCATTTGAAATGGCTATGTCACTTGGAATATTAGGGAGATCATTCGACGGAGTTGGTCGCGCAATAGATGGTGCTGGTCAAATATATGATGGAAAGTTTTTTAATATTAATGGTAGACCAATTAATCCAGTTGCCAGAAAATATCCTAGAAATTTTATTCAAACTGGTATTTCTACAATAGATACGTTAACAACTTTAATTAGAGGTCAAAAATTACCGGTATTTTCTGGTAATGGTCTTCCTCATAACGAACTTGCGTCTCAAATTGTAAGACAAGCTAAACTTGGTGAGGACACTGAAGATATAAAATTTGCAATAGTTTTTGCTGCAATAGGTGTAAAGCATGATGATGCAGCATATTTTATGAGAAGTTTTGAAGAAGCTGGGATTTCTGATCACGTTGTTTCTTTTGTAAATCTTGCAGATGACCCTATTGTTGAAAGAGTAAGTACTCCGAGATGTGCTCTTACAGCAGCTGAATACTTAGCTTTTGAAGAAGGTTATCAAATACTTGTTGTTATGACAGATATTACTTCATACTGTGAAGCTTTAAGAGAAATTGCATCGGCTAGAGAAGAAGTTCCTTCTAGAAAAGGTTATCCAGGTTATTTATATTCAGATCTTGCATCTTTATATGAAAGAGCGGGTATGATGAAAGAAAAAGAAGGGTCGATCACTTTTTTACCTATGCTTACTATGCCAAATGACGATATATCACATCCTATTCCAGATCTTACTGGATATATTACTGAAGGACAAATTGTACTTGCGAGAGATTTGTTTCAAGACAATATTTATCCTCCTGTAAGTGTTCTTCCATCACTTTCGAGATTAATGAAAGATGGTATAGGAGAAGGGTTTACTACTAAAGAACATCCTGATTTATCAAACCAATTATTTTCTTCATATTCTAAAGTACAAGATATTAGATCTTTAGCTCAGATTATTGGAGAAGATGATTTATCTGAAGTTGATAAAAAATATATGGAATTTGGAAGACAATTTGAAGCAAAATTTGTAAAACAAAAGAATGATGAAAATAGAAGTATTAAAGAAAGTTTAAAAATAGGCTGGAAAGTTATTAGTGTTTTACCAAAAACAGAGCTTGATAGATTAAGCAGTGAGGTTATAGAAGAATTTTATATTGAAGAAAAATAA
- a CDS encoding V-type ATP synthase subunit E yields the protein MVTIDDKLELFRDVVIDRVQKEIDKKASIIDKENKKIVENYQSTIDEKTEEFTKNFLEEAYLEKKNTISNAKRKVKSNVLKVKKNMIDKVFSDVVDLVKQFVFSDDYKKYLRKIIDEAIVELNNENIILVEIGKNFTIEKDVILECLIEKGYLEENVKFKILDNNLIGGAIFLNDSMMYRIDYCLDSLIEHNRVYIGQLVFEMLNEAGEENE from the coding sequence ATCGTTACTATAGATGATAAACTTGAACTATTTAGAGATGTTGTAATAGATAGAGTTCAAAAGGAGATTGATAAAAAAGCTAGTATTATTGACAAAGAAAATAAAAAAATTGTAGAAAACTATCAAAGCACAATTGATGAAAAAACTGAAGAGTTTACTAAAAATTTTTTGGAAGAAGCATATCTTGAAAAGAAAAATACTATTTCAAATGCCAAGAGAAAAGTAAAATCAAATGTATTAAAAGTTAAAAAAAATATGATAGATAAAGTGTTTAGTGATGTTGTTGATTTGGTTAAGCAATTTGTATTTTCTGACGATTACAAAAAATATTTAAGAAAAATTATAGATGAAGCTATAGTAGAACTTAATAATGAAAATATAATTTTAGTTGAGATTGGGAAAAATTTTACTATAGAAAAAGATGTTATTTTAGAATGCCTTATAGAAAAAGGATATTTAGAGGAGAATGTAAAATTTAAAATTCTAGATAATAATTTAATTGGAGGCGCGATTTTTCTAAATGACTCAATGATGTATAGGATTGACTATTGTTTGGATTCTTTGATTGAGCATAATAGAGTTTATATTGGGCAACTTGTATTTGAAATGCTAAATGAAGCAGGTGAAGAAAATGAGTAA
- a CDS encoding V-type ATP synthase subunit F, translating into MKSFLISDNIDTLIGMRLSGVDGVICQTREEVLKTIEEKIKDVSIGVIVVTDIIKNMATTEIMEYKIKLDKTLIVEIPSINSKYEKNYITKYIRDSIGVKF; encoded by the coding sequence ATGAAATCATTTTTGATAAGCGATAATATTGATACTTTAATTGGAATGAGACTTTCTGGAGTGGATGGGGTTATTTGTCAAACCAGAGAGGAGGTTTTAAAAACTATTGAAGAGAAGATTAAGGATGTATCAATAGGAGTAATAGTTGTAACAGATATTATTAAAAATATGGCAACTACTGAAATTATGGAGTACAAAATAAAGTTAGATAAAACGCTTATAGTTGAAATACCTTCGATTAATTCGAAATATGAAAAAAATTATATTACGAAATATATTAGAGATTCTATTGGTGTTAAGTTTTAA
- a CDS encoding ATP synthase subunit C yields the protein MKITLAMSILVVFFTILSGFYYILNEEMTDKKKLKKILKINISVFVPVILIGIMYLIPDIAHAATNTAAASTSSGLGLIAVALSTGMATIGAGYAVGAVGSSALGAVSENPKILGKTLIFVGLAEGIAIYGLIISILILGKL from the coding sequence ATGAAGATTACATTAGCAATGAGTATTTTAGTAGTGTTTTTCACTATTTTATCGGGATTTTATTATATATTAAATGAAGAAATGACAGATAAAAAGAAACTTAAAAAAATTCTTAAAATTAATATTAGCGTTTTTGTTCCTGTTATTTTAATTGGTATAATGTATTTAATTCCTGATATTGCACATGCAGCAACTAATACAGCAGCTGCTTCAACTTCTTCTGGTCTTGGTCTTATTGCAGTTGCTCTTAGTACTGGTATGGCTACGATTGGTGCAGGATATGCAGTTGGTGCAGTTGGTTCATCTGCTCTTGGAGCAGTTTCAGAGAATCCTAAAATTTTAGGTAAAACTTTGATATTTGTAGGTCTTGCAGAAGGTATTGCTATATACGGGTTAATTATTTCAATTTTAATTTTAGGTAAATTGTAG
- a CDS encoding V-type ATP synthase subunit I — protein MAIEKMKMMNMVGHIDSMDSVLKKVMALKNVQLLNAFDEIDDVDFTLDIDEKYEKEVVDLCRIKPHREKAAFRMMSLDINNLMDIMQLKKQIELKYYETEYNDLEISKSISMILKEMEDINKETSTLNEKLKVLNELKVIERIRDINVDFDKVFNLNVFDVNLGRLTPENRVKFTKNYENVPALVMHVGEYENEEVYLVVSPKEFNEETTRILKSVYFKQIWIPEEFLSTPRNMIIKINKEIEDIINRIDFLKNEAKDYKNKYGENIIKCYSVIEIEKNLSRMKSKIAVTRNFFYLAGWIPQNLINNLEKSLSVYGEGMILIFKDVSEVKTKVRPPTLLSNSWLFKPFEILIEMYGMPSYSEIDPTPFIGFVYMLLFGAMFGDLGQGFVIFLAGILLIKVKNADKAGGLLSRIGISSMLFGFLYDSFFGYEEVISKFVVNTLHIEFAEKIFLRPIENINTMLMYSIGLGILLLISSFGLSIYNKLKSKDIAEGIFGRNGIVGLILYITMIAVVFGSFKKMYFLPPSVLFTIVVITLILMVVREPLANLITDTRPLYHESAGEYYVESGFNLLETFLGMLSNSVSFIRVGAFALNHVGLFIAFHTIANIIGTSLGEVSMFIVGNIMVLMLEGLIVFIQGLRLVYYELFSKYYTGDGVSFEPEVLKISK, from the coding sequence ATGGCTATAGAAAAAATGAAAATGATGAATATGGTTGGACATATAGATAGTATGGATAGTGTTCTTAAAAAAGTTATGGCACTTAAAAATGTACAATTATTAAATGCATTTGATGAAATTGATGACGTTGATTTTACACTTGATATAGATGAAAAATATGAAAAAGAAGTTGTAGATTTATGTCGAATTAAGCCTCATAGAGAGAAAGCTGCATTTAGAATGATGAGTTTAGATATAAACAATCTAATGGATATAATGCAACTTAAAAAACAAATTGAACTAAAATACTATGAGACGGAGTATAATGATCTAGAAATTTCTAAAAGTATATCAATGATATTAAAAGAGATGGAGGATATCAATAAGGAAACTTCAACTTTAAATGAAAAATTAAAAGTTTTAAATGAACTGAAAGTTATTGAAAGAATAAGAGATATAAATGTTGATTTTGATAAAGTGTTTAACTTGAATGTGTTTGATGTAAATTTAGGAAGATTAACGCCTGAAAATAGGGTGAAATTTACAAAAAATTATGAAAATGTTCCTGCGCTTGTTATGCATGTAGGAGAGTATGAAAATGAAGAAGTATATTTAGTTGTAAGTCCAAAAGAATTTAATGAAGAGACTACTAGAATATTAAAGTCAGTTTACTTTAAACAAATTTGGATACCAGAAGAATTTTTGTCTACTCCAAGAAATATGATTATAAAAATAAATAAGGAAATTGAAGATATTATTAATAGAATTGATTTCCTAAAAAATGAAGCAAAAGATTATAAAAATAAATATGGTGAAAATATTATTAAATGCTATTCTGTGATAGAAATTGAAAAGAATCTTTCAAGGATGAAAAGTAAAATTGCTGTGACTAGAAATTTTTTCTATCTTGCAGGATGGATTCCGCAAAATCTAATTAATAATTTAGAAAAATCACTTTCAGTATACGGTGAAGGTATGATTTTAATATTTAAAGATGTTTCTGAAGTTAAGACTAAGGTAAGACCACCAACACTACTAAGTAATTCTTGGTTATTTAAACCATTTGAAATATTAATCGAAATGTATGGTATGCCTTCATATAGCGAGATTGATCCTACCCCATTTATTGGTTTTGTATATATGCTATTATTCGGGGCAATGTTTGGTGATTTGGGTCAAGGATTTGTTATATTTTTAGCTGGCATTTTATTAATTAAGGTTAAAAATGCAGATAAAGCGGGAGGATTACTTTCTAGGATTGGTATCAGTTCAATGTTATTTGGATTTTTATATGATAGTTTTTTCGGCTACGAAGAAGTTATTTCGAAATTTGTAGTCAATACTCTTCATATAGAATTTGCGGAAAAAATTTTTCTAAGACCAATTGAAAATATCAATACAATGCTTATGTACTCTATTGGACTAGGTATATTGTTACTTATAAGCAGTTTTGGACTTAGTATATACAATAAATTAAAATCTAAAGATATAGCAGAAGGTATTTTTGGTAGAAATGGAATTGTAGGATTAATTCTTTATATAACTATGATTGCAGTTGTCTTTGGAAGTTTTAAAAAAATGTATTTTCTTCCACCTTCAGTTCTTTTTACAATTGTTGTAATTACATTGATTCTTATGGTTGTTAGAGAACCTCTCGCAAATTTAATTACAGATACTAGACCTCTCTATCATGAAAGTGCAGGAGAATATTATGTTGAAAGTGGATTTAATTTGCTTGAAACTTTTTTAGGTATGTTAAGTAACAGTGTTTCTTTTATAAGAGTTGGAGCGTTTGCTTTAAATCATGTAGGACTATTTATTGCTTTTCATACTATTGCAAATATTATAGGAACAAGTTTAGGTGAAGTTTCAATGTTTATTGTTGGAAATATTATGGTGCTAATGCTTGAAGGTTTAATTGTCTTTATTCAAGGATTAAGACTTGTATATTATGAATTGTTTAGTAAATATTACACGGGTGATGGAGTTAGTTTTGAACCTGAAGTGTTAAAGATAAGCAAATAA
- a CDS encoding V-type ATPase subunit, producing MGSIRKYAAVNTKIKYLSSKLLKKEDYKKLLEITSYDDAFNYLKNTTDYGDLIEKDEILEIEELERLFNRHLYQSLEKINHYFVNEDREFIKALFVRYEVENIKLLLRLISRNEELKDFKNKIYIPKIKTNVDYELLESSSTLEEAILNLANTPYKRVLEQYIGDHSSRQMFYIEMTLDRHYFNNLMRVTQKLDKEDKKLVNELLGRNIDLLNIQWIYRGSKYYGLSPEELINYTLNGGFLLKYEFLKDLCYTSSFESFREKINKSGYSKDLVNSFGESDEHIESEIEKYLFNLFLKFKKNSYMNMVEFLVYIHSLEFEMRDLFIILESKRYGISEDVAKTFLVRPV from the coding sequence ATGGGAAGCATAAGAAAGTATGCTGCGGTTAATACAAAAATCAAATATCTCTCTAGTAAACTTTTAAAAAAAGAGGATTACAAGAAGTTGTTAGAAATCACCTCTTATGATGATGCATTTAATTATTTAAAAAATACTACAGATTATGGAGATTTGATTGAAAAAGATGAGATCTTAGAAATTGAGGAACTTGAAAGACTATTTAATAGACATTTATATCAAAGTCTTGAAAAAATTAATCATTATTTTGTAAATGAAGATAGAGAATTTATTAAAGCTTTGTTTGTAAGATATGAAGTAGAAAATATTAAACTTCTTTTAAGACTTATTTCTAGAAATGAAGAATTAAAAGATTTTAAAAATAAAATATATATTCCTAAAATAAAAACGAACGTAGATTATGAACTTTTAGAGAGCTCATCGACGCTTGAAGAAGCAATTTTAAATTTAGCAAATACTCCCTATAAAAGAGTGCTAGAACAGTATATTGGAGATCATTCTTCAAGGCAAATGTTTTATATTGAAATGACTCTTGATAGACATTATTTCAACAATCTTATGAGGGTAACTCAAAAGTTAGATAAAGAAGATAAAAAATTAGTTAATGAACTTCTTGGAAGAAACATTGATTTATTAAATATTCAGTGGATTTATAGAGGATCTAAGTACTATGGACTTTCACCAGAAGAACTTATTAACTATACGTTAAATGGGGGCTTTTTACTTAAATACGAATTTCTTAAAGATTTATGTTATACAAGTTCGTTTGAATCTTTTAGAGAAAAAATAAATAAATCTGGATATTCAAAGGATTTGGTTAATAGCTTTGGTGAATCAGATGAGCATATAGAGAGCGAAATTGAAAAATATTTATTTAATTTATTTTTGAAATTTAAAAAGAATAGTTATATGAATATGGTTGAATTTTTAGTTTACATTCATAGTCTGGAGTTTGAAATGAGAGATCTATTTATTATTCTAGAATCTAAGAGATATGGAATTTCAGAAGATGTAGCAAAAACATTTTTAGTTAGACCGGTTTAG
- a CDS encoding helix-turn-helix domain-containing protein translates to MSTIGNRITILRNQHGMTQKKLANLADITEASLSRYENGLREPKISTIIKLTNVLKCTVDYLVGNTDIKDGVVISTAAIPEKLREIGAEYLSAAKELEDANIKATDVTEFIRIVKNN, encoded by the coding sequence ATGAGTACAATCGGAAATAGAATTACAATTTTAAGAAATCAACATGGTATGACACAAAAGAAACTTGCTAACTTAGCTGATATCACAGAAGCTTCATTATCAAGATACGAGAACGGTCTTAGAGAGCCTAAAATTAGCACAATTATTAAATTAACTAATGTTTTAAAATGTACAGTTGATTATTTAGTTGGTAACACAGATATTAAAGATGGTGTTGTTATTAGCACTGCTGCTATTCCTGAAAAACTTAGAGAAATTGGTGCTGAGTACTTAAGCGCTGCAAAAGAACTTGAAGACGCAAACATTAAAGCAACAGACGTTACTGAATTTATTAGAATTGTTAAAAATAACTAG
- a CDS encoding CTP synthase produces MSTKYIFVTGGVVSSLGKGITAASLGQLLKARGLKVTIQKFDPYLNKDPGTMSPYQHGEVFVTDDGAETDLDLGHYERFIDINLNKNSNVTTGKVYWSVITKERKGEYLGGTVQVIPHITNEIKERAYRASHDNPDVVITEIGGTVGDIESLPFLEAIRQIKFDIGEENVMYIHLTLIPYLSKAGELKTKPTQHSVRDLREIGIQPDIIVCRTEKPLSQEIKNKISLFCNLSSENVIQNLDAETLYEVPLKLEEEGLAEKVCKKFNIECEKPDLKEWIDIVNIEKGLTESVKIALVGKYVELRDAYLSVAESLKHAGIANNVKVDIDWVHSEEVTEENVKEMLKGADGILVPGGFGDRGVEGKIVATKYARENKVPYFGICLGMQVAVIEYARNVLGYEDAHSSELNPFTKHPVIDLMPEQHDVEDMGGTMRLGLYPCKVNKDTLAYDAYSEELIYERHRHRYEFNNTYREELESKGLVISGLSPDERLVEIVELKDHPWFVAGQFHPEFKSRPTRSHPLFREFIKASKENK; encoded by the coding sequence ATGTCAACTAAGTATATTTTCGTAACGGGTGGAGTTGTGTCTTCGCTTGGTAAAGGTATTACTGCGGCGTCTTTAGGTCAATTACTAAAAGCTAGAGGTTTGAAAGTTACTATTCAAAAATTTGATCCATATCTAAATAAGGATCCAGGAACTATGAGTCCTTATCAACATGGGGAAGTTTTTGTTACTGACGATGGAGCTGAAACTGATTTAGATTTAGGTCATTATGAAAGATTTATTGATATTAATTTAAATAAGAATAGCAATGTTACTACTGGAAAGGTCTATTGGTCTGTAATTACTAAAGAAAGAAAAGGCGAATATCTTGGTGGAACTGTTCAAGTTATTCCACATATTACAAATGAAATAAAAGAAAGAGCATATAGAGCGTCTCATGATAATCCTGATGTAGTTATTACGGAAATTGGTGGAACTGTTGGTGATATTGAGAGTCTTCCATTTCTTGAAGCTATTAGACAAATTAAATTTGATATTGGTGAAGAAAATGTTATGTATATTCACCTTACATTAATACCTTATTTATCTAAGGCAGGGGAGCTTAAAACAAAACCTACACAACATAGTGTAAGAGATTTAAGGGAAATTGGTATTCAACCTGATATAATTGTGTGTAGAACTGAAAAACCTCTTAGTCAAGAAATAAAAAATAAAATTAGTTTATTTTGTAATTTATCATCTGAAAACGTTATTCAAAATTTAGATGCTGAGACATTATATGAAGTTCCTCTAAAGCTTGAAGAAGAGGGGCTTGCTGAAAAAGTTTGCAAGAAATTTAATATTGAGTGTGAAAAACCTGATTTAAAAGAATGGATTGATATTGTTAATATAGAAAAAGGCTTAACTGAAAGTGTTAAAATTGCACTTGTTGGAAAATACGTAGAATTAAGAGATGCATACCTTTCTGTTGCTGAATCGTTAAAACATGCTGGAATTGCTAATAATGTTAAAGTTGATATTGATTGGGTTCATTCTGAAGAAGTTACTGAGGAAAATGTTAAAGAAATGTTAAAAGGTGCTGATGGAATACTTGTTCCAGGTGGTTTTGGAGATAGAGGTGTCGAAGGAAAAATTGTTGCAACGAAATATGCTAGAGAGAACAAAGTTCCGTATTTTGGAATATGTCTTGGAATGCAAGTTGCTGTAATAGAATATGCAAGAAATGTTTTAGGATACGAAGATGCACATAGCTCAGAACTTAATCCTTTTACAAAGCATCCGGTTATTGACCTTATGCCAGAGCAACACGATGTAGAAGATATGGGTGGAACTATGAGACTTGGTCTTTACCCATGTAAAGTTAATAAAGATACATTAGCTTATGATGCCTATTCCGAAGAGTTAATTTATGAAAGACATAGACATAGATATGAATTTAATAATACTTATAGAGAAGAACTTGAAAGTAAAGGTTTGGTTATAAGTGGACTTTCGCCAGATGAAAGATTAGTTGAAATTGTAGAATTAAAAGACCATCCGTGGTTTGTAGCTGGACAATTTCATCCAGAATTTAAATCAAGACCAACTAGAAGTCATCCTCTTTTTAGAGAATTTATTAAAGCATCAAAAGAAAATAAATAA
- a CDS encoding NAD(P)-binding domain-containing protein, whose translation MSNSGYIKTDKGNFTANNVIISVGLFNNKKIPLVSKKIPKSINQIHSMEYKNSSQLNDGNVLVVGAGRSGTQIAYEIKKNTNKKVWLSLGTLNLIPTIYKQINGVYWLNMLSGYDHYNNPIVYSLEDTYNSNIVDKMVQNLGGCVSNGVELIGRFKGYSNNSFEFEENLIKTIESANEYLSKFEKEIDKYIEKENLKMSKDQINFNLPVLNMSSLKEEKILEINTSNIKTIIWCTGFKPDYSWINLDVFNDDGYPISSNGKTSVNGLYFSALSLDPNFSNSSGFGVGLFGVDEDARRIVSDIIV comes from the coding sequence GTGTCAAACTCAGGTTATATAAAAACGGATAAAGGTAATTTCACTGCAAATAACGTGATTATATCTGTGGGCTTATTTAATAATAAAAAAATTCCGCTTGTTTCAAAAAAGATACCAAAAAGTATTAATCAAATACATTCAATGGAATATAAAAATTCAAGTCAATTAAATGATGGAAATGTTTTAGTAGTTGGTGCAGGTAGATCTGGAACACAAATTGCGTATGAAATTAAAAAAAATACCAATAAAAAAGTGTGGCTTTCACTTGGAACTCTCAATTTAATACCAACAATATATAAACAAATTAATGGTGTTTATTGGCTAAATATGCTTTCGGGATATGATCATTATAATAATCCAATTGTCTATTCTTTGGAAGACACTTATAACTCTAACATAGTCGATAAAATGGTGCAAAATCTTGGTGGGTGTGTTAGTAACGGTGTGGAGCTGATAGGTCGTTTTAAAGGATATAGTAATAATAGTTTTGAATTTGAAGAAAACTTAATTAAAACTATTGAGAGTGCAAATGAATATCTTTCAAAATTTGAAAAAGAAATAGATAAGTATATAGAAAAAGAAAATTTGAAAATGAGTAAAGATCAAATAAACTTTAATTTACCTGTATTAAATATGAGTTCTTTAAAAGAAGAAAAAATCTTAGAAATTAATACTAGTAATATTAAAACAATTATTTGGTGTACGGGCTTTAAGCCGGATTACTCTTGGATTAATTTAGATGTTTTTAATGATGATGGATATCCTATTAGTAGTAATGGAAAAACAAGTGTAAATGGATTATATTTTAGTGCTTTAAGTCTAGATCCAAATTTTTCGAATTCCTCAGGCTTTGGAGTAGGTCTTTTTGGCGTTGATGAGGATGCTAGAAGGATTGTTAGTGATATAATCGTATAA